In Sphaeramia orbicularis chromosome 3, fSphaOr1.1, whole genome shotgun sequence, a genomic segment contains:
- the LOC115436938 gene encoding RNA-binding protein NOB1-like isoform X1 yields the protein MAPTLVEHVVADAGAFLKKSPLQEIGRNIYTLRDVVNEIRDKPTRRSLAVLPYQLNLKEPHPEHIHTVTEFSKKTGDYPSLSATDIKVLALTYQLELEHVGSQHLKKEPVVKVNIQSTQRHPETPVNVAGFHFPSKCFQRPAGSSKVQETVTETETSTTADCEQFNSFHFWREPLPSIDADLLDLLEPADVLTSNKTQKTETNIPTSSVTADSEQFNSFNFWREPLPSFDDELLGLLKEDGVSGSRLDTSLHSEDEDDKENEPDEEEEDEDDDDGGGWITPSNIKQVKMDSADWTAPADIKVGCLTTDFAMQNVLIQIGLHVLSVNGMVIKQARNFILRCHACFKTTSNMSKVFCPHCGNSTLKKVAVTVNEDGSKQMHFSRNPKVMNPKGLKYSLPLPQGGKHGSNPHLTEDQRFPQQRLSRKARQKTDVFNPDYVAGSSPFCENDIYSRAANLQIRDSQCGGGRRRANPNTARKKFVKKK from the exons ATGGCGCCCACCCTGGTGGAGCATGTTGTCGCTGACGCTGGAGCATTTTTGAAGAAATCCCCCTTGCAG GAGATTGGCAGGAACATCTACACCCTGAGAGATGTAGTGAACGAGATCAGAGACAAACCCACCAGGAGAAGCCTGGCCGTCCTACCATACCAGCTCAACTTAAAAGAACCACACCCTGAGCACATCCACACAG TGACTGAGTTCTCCAAGAAGACCGGAGACTACCCAAGTCTGTCTGCCACTGACATTAAAGTCCTGGCTCTGACATACCAGTTGGAACTGGAACATGTCGGCTCACAACACCTGAAGAAAGAGCCGGTGGTTAAG GTGAATATTCAGAGCACACAGCGTCACCCTGAGACACCAGTTAATGTTGCAGGATTTCACTTTCCCTCCAAG TGTTTTCAGAGACCTGCAGGCAGCTCAAAAGTCCAAGAGACtgtgactgaaacagaaacaTCGACTACAGCCGACTGCGAACAGTTTAACAGTTTTCATTTCTGGAGAGAGCCGCTGCCTTCCATTGACGCCGACCTGCTGGATTTACTG GAACCAGCGGACGTTTTAACatcaaacaaaacacagaagacagaGACAAACATACCGACGTCCTCTGTGACGGCCGACAGCGAACAGTTTAACAGCTTTAACTTTTGGAGGGAGCCGCTGCCGTCGTTCGATGACGAGCTGCTGGGTTTACTG AAAGAGGATGGTGTGTCAGGCAGCAGGTTGGACACATCACTGCACTCAGAGGATGAGGATGACAAAGAGAATGAGCccgatgaggaggaagaggatgaagatgatgatgacggaGGTGGCTGGATCACTCCCAGTAACATCAAACAGGTGAAGATGGACTCAGCTGATTGGACGGCTCCAGCTGACATCAAAGTCGGATGTCTGACCACTGACTTTGCCATGCAG AACGTTCTGATCCAGATCGGACTTCATGTTCTCTCTGTTAATGGGATGGTTATCAAACAGGCGAGGAACTTCATCCTCCGATGCCACGCCTGCTTTAA AACAACAAGCAACATGAGCAAAGTTTTCTGCCCTCACTGCGGGAACTCTACGCTGAAGAAGGTGGCGGTGACGGTCAATGAGGACGGCAGCAAGCAGATGCACTTCTCCAGAAACCCCAAAGTGATGAACCCCAAGGGGCTCAAG TACTCACTGCCTCTGCCTCAGGGGGGGAAACACGGCAGCAACCCTCACCTGACTGAGGACCAGCGTTTCCCCCAACAGAGACTGTCCCGAAAAGCGCGTCAGAAGACCGACGTCTTCAACCCGGACTACGTGGCCGGATCCTCGCCGTTCTGTGAGAACGACATCTACAGCCGTGCCGCCAACCTCCAAATCCGGGACAGTCAGTGCGGCGGGGGCAGGCGACGGGCCAACCCCAACACCGCACGCAAGAAGTTCGTCAAAAAGAAGTGA
- the LOC115436938 gene encoding RNA-binding protein NOB1-like isoform X3, with protein sequence MAPTLVEHVVADAGAFLKKSPLQEIGRNIYTLRDVVNEIRDKPTRRSLAVLPYQLNLKEPHPEHIHTVTEFSKKTGDYPSLSATDIKVLALTYQLELEHVGSQHLKKEPVVKVNIQSTQRHPETPVNVAGFHFPSKRPAGSSKVQETVTETETSTTADCEQFNSFHFWREPLPSIDADLLDLLEPADVLTSNKTQKTETNIPTSSVTADSEQFNSFNFWREPLPSFDDELLGLLKEDGVSGSRLDTSLHSEDEDDKENEPDEEEEDEDDDDGGGWITPSNIKQVKMDSADWTAPADIKVGCLTTDFAMQNVLIQIGLHVLSVNGMVIKQARNFILRCHACFKTTSNMSKVFCPHCGNSTLKKVAVTVNEDGSKQMHFSRNPKVMNPKGLKYSLPLPQGGKHGSNPHLTEDQRFPQQRLSRKARQKTDVFNPDYVAGSSPFCENDIYSRAANLQIRDSQCGGGRRRANPNTARKKFVKKK encoded by the exons ATGGCGCCCACCCTGGTGGAGCATGTTGTCGCTGACGCTGGAGCATTTTTGAAGAAATCCCCCTTGCAG GAGATTGGCAGGAACATCTACACCCTGAGAGATGTAGTGAACGAGATCAGAGACAAACCCACCAGGAGAAGCCTGGCCGTCCTACCATACCAGCTCAACTTAAAAGAACCACACCCTGAGCACATCCACACAG TGACTGAGTTCTCCAAGAAGACCGGAGACTACCCAAGTCTGTCTGCCACTGACATTAAAGTCCTGGCTCTGACATACCAGTTGGAACTGGAACATGTCGGCTCACAACACCTGAAGAAAGAGCCGGTGGTTAAG GTGAATATTCAGAGCACACAGCGTCACCCTGAGACACCAGTTAATGTTGCAGGATTTCACTTTCCCTCCAAG AGACCTGCAGGCAGCTCAAAAGTCCAAGAGACtgtgactgaaacagaaacaTCGACTACAGCCGACTGCGAACAGTTTAACAGTTTTCATTTCTGGAGAGAGCCGCTGCCTTCCATTGACGCCGACCTGCTGGATTTACTG GAACCAGCGGACGTTTTAACatcaaacaaaacacagaagacagaGACAAACATACCGACGTCCTCTGTGACGGCCGACAGCGAACAGTTTAACAGCTTTAACTTTTGGAGGGAGCCGCTGCCGTCGTTCGATGACGAGCTGCTGGGTTTACTG AAAGAGGATGGTGTGTCAGGCAGCAGGTTGGACACATCACTGCACTCAGAGGATGAGGATGACAAAGAGAATGAGCccgatgaggaggaagaggatgaagatgatgatgacggaGGTGGCTGGATCACTCCCAGTAACATCAAACAGGTGAAGATGGACTCAGCTGATTGGACGGCTCCAGCTGACATCAAAGTCGGATGTCTGACCACTGACTTTGCCATGCAG AACGTTCTGATCCAGATCGGACTTCATGTTCTCTCTGTTAATGGGATGGTTATCAAACAGGCGAGGAACTTCATCCTCCGATGCCACGCCTGCTTTAA AACAACAAGCAACATGAGCAAAGTTTTCTGCCCTCACTGCGGGAACTCTACGCTGAAGAAGGTGGCGGTGACGGTCAATGAGGACGGCAGCAAGCAGATGCACTTCTCCAGAAACCCCAAAGTGATGAACCCCAAGGGGCTCAAG TACTCACTGCCTCTGCCTCAGGGGGGGAAACACGGCAGCAACCCTCACCTGACTGAGGACCAGCGTTTCCCCCAACAGAGACTGTCCCGAAAAGCGCGTCAGAAGACCGACGTCTTCAACCCGGACTACGTGGCCGGATCCTCGCCGTTCTGTGAGAACGACATCTACAGCCGTGCCGCCAACCTCCAAATCCGGGACAGTCAGTGCGGCGGGGGCAGGCGACGGGCCAACCCCAACACCGCACGCAAGAAGTTCGTCAAAAAGAAGTGA
- the LOC115436938 gene encoding RNA-binding protein NOB1-like isoform X2, translating to MAPTLVEHVVADAGAFLKKSPLQEIGRNIYTLRDVVNEIRDKPTRRSLAVLPYQLNLKEPHPEHIHTVTEFSKKTGDYPSLSATDIKVLALTYQLELEHVGSQHLKKEPVVKVNIQSTQRHPETPVNVAGFHFPSKCFQRPAGSSKVQETVTETETSTTADCEQFNSFHFWREPLPSIDADLLDLLEPADVLTSNKTQKTETNIPTSSVTADSEQFNSFNFWREPLPSFDDELLGLLEDGVSGSRLDTSLHSEDEDDKENEPDEEEEDEDDDDGGGWITPSNIKQVKMDSADWTAPADIKVGCLTTDFAMQNVLIQIGLHVLSVNGMVIKQARNFILRCHACFKTTSNMSKVFCPHCGNSTLKKVAVTVNEDGSKQMHFSRNPKVMNPKGLKYSLPLPQGGKHGSNPHLTEDQRFPQQRLSRKARQKTDVFNPDYVAGSSPFCENDIYSRAANLQIRDSQCGGGRRRANPNTARKKFVKKK from the exons ATGGCGCCCACCCTGGTGGAGCATGTTGTCGCTGACGCTGGAGCATTTTTGAAGAAATCCCCCTTGCAG GAGATTGGCAGGAACATCTACACCCTGAGAGATGTAGTGAACGAGATCAGAGACAAACCCACCAGGAGAAGCCTGGCCGTCCTACCATACCAGCTCAACTTAAAAGAACCACACCCTGAGCACATCCACACAG TGACTGAGTTCTCCAAGAAGACCGGAGACTACCCAAGTCTGTCTGCCACTGACATTAAAGTCCTGGCTCTGACATACCAGTTGGAACTGGAACATGTCGGCTCACAACACCTGAAGAAAGAGCCGGTGGTTAAG GTGAATATTCAGAGCACACAGCGTCACCCTGAGACACCAGTTAATGTTGCAGGATTTCACTTTCCCTCCAAG TGTTTTCAGAGACCTGCAGGCAGCTCAAAAGTCCAAGAGACtgtgactgaaacagaaacaTCGACTACAGCCGACTGCGAACAGTTTAACAGTTTTCATTTCTGGAGAGAGCCGCTGCCTTCCATTGACGCCGACCTGCTGGATTTACTG GAACCAGCGGACGTTTTAACatcaaacaaaacacagaagacagaGACAAACATACCGACGTCCTCTGTGACGGCCGACAGCGAACAGTTTAACAGCTTTAACTTTTGGAGGGAGCCGCTGCCGTCGTTCGATGACGAGCTGCTGGGTTTACTG GAGGATGGTGTGTCAGGCAGCAGGTTGGACACATCACTGCACTCAGAGGATGAGGATGACAAAGAGAATGAGCccgatgaggaggaagaggatgaagatgatgatgacggaGGTGGCTGGATCACTCCCAGTAACATCAAACAGGTGAAGATGGACTCAGCTGATTGGACGGCTCCAGCTGACATCAAAGTCGGATGTCTGACCACTGACTTTGCCATGCAG AACGTTCTGATCCAGATCGGACTTCATGTTCTCTCTGTTAATGGGATGGTTATCAAACAGGCGAGGAACTTCATCCTCCGATGCCACGCCTGCTTTAA AACAACAAGCAACATGAGCAAAGTTTTCTGCCCTCACTGCGGGAACTCTACGCTGAAGAAGGTGGCGGTGACGGTCAATGAGGACGGCAGCAAGCAGATGCACTTCTCCAGAAACCCCAAAGTGATGAACCCCAAGGGGCTCAAG TACTCACTGCCTCTGCCTCAGGGGGGGAAACACGGCAGCAACCCTCACCTGACTGAGGACCAGCGTTTCCCCCAACAGAGACTGTCCCGAAAAGCGCGTCAGAAGACCGACGTCTTCAACCCGGACTACGTGGCCGGATCCTCGCCGTTCTGTGAGAACGACATCTACAGCCGTGCCGCCAACCTCCAAATCCGGGACAGTCAGTGCGGCGGGGGCAGGCGACGGGCCAACCCCAACACCGCACGCAAGAAGTTCGTCAAAAAGAAGTGA